ttttttttaaccagaacAAAACCAGCAGAGTTGTGGCTGTAGAAGCTCTCTGTTCAAAGCTTTTAGTTgttacagaacaacaaaatataaaaatgaacatCTCTGCTCTTCGGGTCAACTCAGGTGGGCAGACGAACGCTTGGAGAAATTCTGCTTTTACAGGGCAACCATGGTTTTACAAGACAGGCTGATGAATAATTAATATCATGATTGGTCTGAAACATTATGTCACCAAATACAGGCAGCAGGTGGACGGCAGCCAAGAGAGACGTGAAGAGAAAGACGATTAACTTATTCggcaaataacaaaaacacaagactcAGTATCAGATTCTGCAACAGAATCCttcacaatttattttaatgcgAAAGATAGATATCGTAAAACTTTTTCATGTGAGTTTTCTTGTGAGTTTCAACCTGATGCTTGACCCGCCATtgccaatctttttttttttttttagttttttttagttttttgtcagtttctttTGCTCAGGTGCAAAGTCCAGCGCTCATACAAGCCTGGTGCTGCAGATCAGGGGGTATCCCATTTTGGAAAATGGGGTTAGAGTCTGTCTGTGGAGCAGAAAGGCCTGAATAGCTCTCAACATGTTAAGTACAGTTGAATGTGTCCGGTTCGCACTCCAGCACCGGCAGCAGTCTAGAGAGGGCCTTGCTAAATTTGCAGTGGAAGAAGGAgtgagtgacagaaaaaagagtGAGAATGAATGTAGgtagggaggtgtgtgtgtgtgtgtgtgtgtgtgtgtgtgtgtgtgtgtgtgtgtgtgtgcttaccctctctgtgtttgcctcagtgtgtgtgtgtggttttttttctcctgtgtttgacAAAGTTCAGGGGGCCAGACttggagaaagaaaggggaaaatgagagaaagtaAAGGATTTGAATGAggtggtgggaaaaaaaggagtgaGACAGGATGAAAAAGAAGGCAAAGatcagacagagagcgagagagaggacagagagagagaggacagagaggacagagaggaggacaagaggacatttttggagggaaaaagaCAACCGGCGCTCCTTGAAATCTGTGTGGTGAAATAGTCCGCTGCCTCACAGCACGAGTGGCGTAAATTGGTGATATTTATAGATTGAAGCTGCAGGAAGCGACAACTCGGTCTGGGAAATACGTATAGAgaaagagcgagggagagagggagagtgggagagagagggtgggggggagatCAAGAGCGAGGCTGCATTAATATGCTAATGGCCTGAGTGAATGCACAACAGGCCCACTGACCAGGCTAATCACTGgtggacacacactgaggctAATCCCTCACAcggcactcacacacatgcagccacacatgcacacacagtgcaggTTAGAAATTTTGGAGGGTGACatatttgctttgctttgtctcTATAGTCCAATACGTCAGATTagaaatgaaacactgagtgTGAGGGGGGGAAAGGGACGACTTCCTGCTTTAACTCCCATGTTTTTAGGTCAGTTTTGGGTGATTGGTGAAGGAAAAAcatcatctttttatttctgaattttatcAAATGCAGCAGGAAAATAAACCTGACACACTTTATGAACATGTTTGATATTAGAGGCAAAATACAACatgatttatttctatttctgtctgcagaaatacagaattcagagacacatgaggatgaaaacagagaggaaaataaaataagatgcTGAATCACTGAATTCACACTAATGCTCAATTTCAACTGTTGCTTTTACGTGTCTTGTACTTTAATGTAATGCCTGTGTGAGGTCATCACTATGTGTTGTTTAATATTACAGGTAAGAATGATGCCGAattgaaacaataaaaatacaatttcaaaaacagtttggatgttgtggtggttttttttagcagacagttaaatctcttttttgggggggaattCTGGGGATGTTGTGTAGTTTTATTCAACCTAAATCATCAGATTAATTTATATTCATttgattatacactaatgatGTTTTTTACCAACACAGTGATCAGTTAAATGtgtaatgttcagttttcacaccAATTTAAGAAGAAAAACCTTGAtgaagaaaattacattttaagtcaaaattcaaaattatatatatataatgtatatttaaaaagtagTGAGTAGAATGTAGCACTGCATGTTTCTAACTAAACACTCACTTAGATGAAATTGTTCATTGATACTAACAAATCAGAGGAACTCCATGAGATTTGTGTAATTCCACTTGAGCCCCCTTGAGGGTGATAAAGCATCAGAAACCCTGCGTGTGTTCGGCCACAGATGGTGGAGGTCACGTCCTCCTGATCACCAcagatttctctttttgtccAACGGGGACCCTTTTTAAACAAGGCAGGTGATgcagcattaaaaaataaagtcaactACAAACCTTCTGCTGTCGACTTCTTGTCATTCTTGATGAAAAGAACACTGAGCACAGAAACAATCAGCCTGAATTTATACACAGTTCATCACCACAATGGTTGTAATATGGATGCCGAGGATATAATGTGTTGATAATGTTTACATGGATGAAGGACCAAACACTGACCATCTATATTAACATATAAACATGATCTGCTTGTCATTCAGTATCTATTCCAGCAGTGTTTACTACATCATGTGTTATATGGGGATGGAATGTAGActaactaagtacatttactcaagtgctgttTTGAGATGCTATGATTTGCTGCTTGCTATAAGTAGCTACTGGCCCGGAGTCCTTAAATGACGTCCACAATTGGTCATGTGCATAAAATTAAACACCATAAATATGTTTAGAACTACAAATGAACTTTCTTCTGTTGAtgcttgttttttgtaaatgtcacaATTCCAACCCTCCTCCTTTATCCGGGCTGGGGACCGGCAAAAGTGACCCAAAAGAGACACTCTGGCGGAGTTAAAAATGGTTTTGCTTTTGGACCAGCGCCACAACAGAACCTGCTGCTAGCGGAGAAGAGTAAGAACGAAACACGCTTTCATGTCAGAGTCTCCACAAGTCTCAGCTGGGTGTCAGACTGTCTccacttgacttgacttgagcaCCCGGTGAAAACCCGTACAGAAACCAGAGAACACCTTCCCTCCACTCAGAAAAACAACTCCACTTGGACGTCCAGGCATCATTTGCTCATTTTCTTCATGAACCACCAAGTAAATCTTTTCACAGTGATTTCTTCTGTCCTGATGACTTTGGTTGATACTCTGCTGCAGCGTGTCTGCGCTTCTCTCGTCGACCTCTCAACTTTATTTGTGCAGCCTCAAAAAACACAGCggcttcttcctcttctattTCCTTTGACTCAAACAGAAATAGTTCTTCCCTTCTGATTTTCAAGCATGATGTTCTCCTCTGACTCCAAAGCAGTTATTTCCTCTTCATTGCTCAGACGCTGGTTGTCGTCCTCCCAGGACTCACTTGGCTTGTCCTTCAGTTCATCCATATCGTAAAATGATTTCACCAGCGCTTCTAGCTTGTCTCTCAATGACACTAGCCTTAAGTTCAATAACCGCTTTAAATCTGAACCCATGCTCTGGTTATCACTTCCTTGGTGAGAGTCACTGTATTGTTCTGAGGCtggtgctggctcagctgtTGCTCTTCCTGTCCTGGTTAGTATGCTGCTCGGTGAAGACGTTCCTGCAGTTaatgaaatgttgatgaaatgtaaagctgctgtaaactTTTGAGATCAAAGCCACAGAACAGCTCAGATGTTTCAGAATGTTGCTGGACACTTCAGCAGCTTTGATATCACATTCTAAAACATCAAAGCCTCTTAgctacatttgaaaaacaacatcgAAACACCTATTTACTCAATAAAAGTAccacttatctgtggttttgcagatactgtgtgttttgtatctTGGTCTGCTGCTCCTGCAAGTATAGAAACATATGTGCATaattaatttgatgttttatttttattttatttttatttttttcgcAGGATCGTAACACTGGTTTGTTTCCCAGCTGAGCGGCTCCATCAGTGCCCCACAGtaacctctgcagcagctgacacactgagctgaactcGTCTTGACCTCTTGACCTCATGTGTCTCCCTCAGTCTGTGACATGCGAGGCACAACATGACCACACAAGTCTTCCTcctgccttgaaaaaaaaaaaagtcagcctGCAAAGTGTTTTGCAGTGATTCCGGGCCAATGTTCAACTGTAAGGGAGCACTAAGCCAaatcctccaccaccaccatcatcatgttttcatccttgcagggggagggagggttgACTACGAGGCAAAGTGGGgggagaaacagacacacacacacacacacacacacacggggccTAGTCGCCACATCTTTCATGCGAAGAAGCTGTGCCGCTAAACAGTCAGtaatctgtatttatttgcacGCAAATGTATGTGTACGACATGTTGTTTGTGTATGGCAGGGAGACTGAGATAGCGGTGGAACAGCCTGTCCCAAACTGGTTTGGTCTAGCTCTCCTACGATGCATTCGGGGCTAACTAGCTTGCTAGCTAGGCGAGGAGGCTAAGTGTAGTTAGCGTTAGCCAGCTACAGCGCCTAGCTTGTTTCGCCAACTTAACGCCCGACATAGTGTAATTCCAACGACATGTAACGTTGAAGACATGTTTGATGTGAATGGCATGCTGGTACATGtaataaaaaatcatttatattgAACGATGGCTGCCAACACAAGCAAGTTAGCTTCACGATAGTCGCAGACGTTGTTCGCTAATAACGTTAGCTAGTTTACGAGCTATCAGGTGGCTAACGGTCGCTGGTATGAACAGCGGTTTGTTGCCATTTGTCTGGTCTTTATCTTTATGCTGGAACGGGGCGCTTTCTGCCCCGCGTTGAACCAAGATAACACAGTCAGTGTCTGGTATCGATAGACTATCtgtttattaataattaacgacgtgtctgtgctgtgtggggACGAGACAGTCCTGGCATCAGCCGAACAGCTGGCTGCTTTGCAGGTCCTGATGCAGCGTTAACGTGACATGAAATGCCAGAAATGCTTAAAATACACCAATATTTCCTCCACCAAGCCTTAGATACAGCTCAGGCCCTCGGAACTGGGCTGAGTGATATTCGtattgtgtgacattttcatgacCAAGTGGGCATTATTGGTGCCACACCACAGTCTCATGCGGAGCTTCTGTCTTGTGTTGGAATTTCAGCCCCGTTTTTGGTTTCCCAAAACAACTCCGGCCCGGGCCTCAGTCCGCGGTCTAGAGTTTGACAGCGGGCTGTTTGAGACGGAAGCACGTCGGTGTGTTGCTGTCAGCCAGCCCCTCCACCACCATGGGAGACAGCAGAGGTAAGAAAACAACTGcactggtttgtttgtttttgtttgttttgttagcaacaatacaacaaacatgaaTGTCTAGAACACTAATGTGTGTATTAGCTGCAGCTACACAGATTATACTTACATATTTGTCTTTAAATGGCTGGTGTGAAATCAGGCCTATGAAAGATATGGATTATGATGAAGCAACGACTAATCTAATACTTTATTAtaggatagatagatagatagatagatagatagatagatagtgtCACTGCTGCCTCTCTTCCAAAACAAGCACGTTTAAACGTAGACAGGCTCACACTTCCAAATCACCAGCCCACAATTTCTCTAAAGCAAagatatttttgattatttaaaatgcaGCTTCCTTTAAGTCCAGTTATTGTCTCTATTCATAACGACAATGAAAAAGGGTTCTCGGTGCATCCCAATGCATCTCAGAGCATGGCGAGGGCTTTAATGAGGTGCCgatcactgacagcagactAGAAAGTGTAAGAAAGCGTTGCACATGAAGTTGTCTTGATCTTCAAGTAATGTTTGTTACCAAAACGTTGCTGTGGGAAGTATGATGTCCactgtttatttacagttatcatcacagtaacttgAAACCAGTGATTTAGAAGTAGATTTTCCTCACATCTCACCATGTACCTGGATGCCAGAAGTCCTTACAGATCGTTATTCTAGCACTTTGTGAAGTTAACGACAGGTGGAGTTGTTCCAGTGTCAGAAGTTGATAGAGGCTTGTGAGGAAAAAATACTCTAGATTAGAAATTAGAAGAAAAAAGACGTCCTAGGTATTTGAAAGCACGACTTCTTCCATATGTTGAGTTGATAAGTACGTTATCTGTATGTTATCTGTGTAAACACACGGTTGAtttctttgcagtgtgtttggtGAATGAAAAGTAGATCAGACGACAACTGAAGTTCACAGCCTGAAGCATGGAAAATGCAGCTcacagccagctgcagcagcaagtGCCAACTAAATACAAaccacagcaaaaacaaaatattcataaataaagCAGCTTGCATCATAAAAATTTCAACAAATGGAAGGATGATGGAGGGTTGGTAAAATCAGCACTATTTCCCCTTGCAGGGTTTTCCATTAGTTCCCAGAACTTGGGCggtaaacacatttaaaaaatgtaatttaccaaagtgaagTTCAAGTCTGTTAGTTCATGATTTAATGTTTCAATAAATCTGAAGCGAAATTCCAGTGCATTGAGGCCAAAATAAGGATTCCATAAAACTGAAATTGATTTCATCCCTCTAAATTACACACCAGACACATGATACCTCAGGTGAACCTTATTTCAGACGCTAAGTGAAAACTGATGATCAATGTAGGAAATAACTACTCAACCAAATCTCAACCATGGTCGTTTCGTGTATGATTCATGAGGCCCCAAACTCTTGGTTGTTTATATAGAGCACTATTTTTTTACACGGTGCAGTGACGATGTTAAGCTGATGTGTttagttttgtctgtgtgtcagctttAATTTGTTCCAGctggttatttattttttttgcagcaattATTTAGTGGATAATTGAACTAccatatttgtgtttgaagaaattaaaatggtctaataaaaaaacaacaacaactgcaatACCTCTGTTAATTAGCTCAGCCTTTTTTGGTCagcattgtttttcttattattgCATTACTACTATGTGCGTGTTCTCCTTCTTGTTATCTCTTATCAGATTCTCGCAGCCCAGACAGCTCGTCTGTCTCCTCCCCTCCGTCGGGCCAGCGCTCGCCTCCGCTGGTTCCCTCGGCTGCAGCTTCCAtgacctccctccctcccatcacCACCTCAGGGGTCAACAGCCCCATCAGTAGCATTGGCTCCCCCTTTTCTGTCATCAGCTCTTCTCTGGGCTCGCCATGCCTGCCTGGCACACCGTCGGTTGGTTACGGCCCCATTAGCAGCCCACAGGTAAGGGAGGATAGAGTAAATGCGAGCATGATTTCACACAGACATCAGGTTATGAGCCTAGCTATCAACtaaaaagtggaaaaataatGCCCCTCATTCTGTGTTTGTACGTTTTATGCAGAATAGTGAAGCAGAATAATGACACAACACTCCTACATCGAGTCAAGGGGGCCACTGTTTGCCTCGATGTTAAGCTGCCAGACTCCATGAGTTTTGTTCTTCAGTCCTTATCCTCTCTGTTCTTGCAAGAGTGATACAAGTGACGAGATGGGATGAGACATGGTTTAGAGCGAGGGAGGGACtgataaaagttaaaacaatggTTACAGGCTGGACTCTCCCTGTGACCTTGTagtgtttgttgtcttgttcACAAGGTTACTCCTTTTATATTCTTACATTAGTAGAAGGGAAATCATGAAATTCATCTGAAAGAAATCCCTGTTGCTGTTGTATTCACTCACTCCTCACCTCTGTTGTTCTTTCAGATCAACTCAACAGTGTCCATGTCGGGGCTCCATGCAGTGAGCAGCTCTGATGATGTGAAACCTCCGTTGGGCTTGAAGCAGCTCTCGTCCCACAGCCCAGGGCCGATGCTTTCCCAAAAACGCCTGTGTGCCATCTGTGGAGACAGATCCTCTGGTGACAAGACACCTTCAATACAACACTCATTCTCTGTGCTTTGCCTTTGAGTTTTTGCAAAACagtcagatatttttttaaatgtcagtcttGAAACATATTATCAtcccttttttgtttatatctttTCCTTCCAGGTAAACACTACGGTGTCTACAGCTGTGAGGGCTGTAAAGGCTTCTTCAAGCGGACCGTGCGCAAAGACCTGACCTACACCTGTCGGGACAACAAAGACTGTATGGTGGATAAGAGGCAGAGGAACCGCTGCCAGTATTGTCGCTACCAGAAGTGCCTGGCCATGGGCATGAAGAGAGAAGGTGAGCAAGCAGGGGCACCTCAGCACACCCTGAACATGGCTGGTTTTCAGCCCCTTCTGCTCATAAAAATGAGGCCGTTTCACCATTTTACACATACAATTCCAGATTAAAATATCAATTAAATATTGCttttaaagattatttcaaTTGATAcattatttaaagtgaaacatatTATGTATTGTCCACTCAAAATCTGGTTTCAAGAGCATCCAACAGTAGACTTCTACCCTTGTAACACTCATCAGAGATGATATTGATTGATCTTCTTTTCCAGAGCTTGAAGAAATTAGTCTCCTTTGAATGTGGCATATTTGCTGTCTTGGACTGACACTAATAAAGAACTCACTTGTCATATTTATAAAAGGAAATCTAAAATTTTGCCACTTTCTCCACTTTTGCCTGACAAGCTCCCACAAATACTTTGGCTCGTTCCCAGCTCAACTGCTGTCTCGTTCACACTCAACACTTCAGTGCTGGATACATCATTAAGGGTCTCCATTTCCAAAGGCCCCCTCAGATACGTTTGAGAAAATGGCAGCCTTCTTTTGCCCCAAAATGGAGGACACTAGTATATATTAGGGTTGCAGCGTTATAACAATTTCAAGGTATACTGAAGTATGAGAACTGACAGTTATAGTACCATGTGCGTTTGTTCATTTGCGGTATTAAATTCTAACatattaatgtaattcaaaaaacattttagtcaattatttcagtaattttcatgtctgtcaggacataCTATTTTGGTAAATTATGATAAAATGTTTGCTTAACCACAAGtgcttctgttttcatgactttaaatgttgttttaactgatgatgataataattgtGTAATATTGTTTTCTGAGACGGTCATCATACCATCAAAACCTCATACTGTTGCAACCCTAGTGCATACTTTGTGTGGCCTTCTGTAATCTCTATTGTTAGAACCTAGATGATATACCCCGTCCTTCTGaaattttgtctttctttttttttttgttggtattAAAGTCTTTGTTGCTTTCAGAGTGATTCAGTAAAACAAACCTTAAAGAGGTCAGAGGGGgttaaatacttttttgtggGTGCTGTGTCGTGGTTGAGGTGACCCTTGTGTAGTCTGGAAGTATCAGGTAACTTTGTCATATTTACCAagtttgtttgtcttcaggTGGCCATCAGTTACAGGTAAAAGCCTCCCATACTTTGTACCAGTAAAAGCACAAACTCCACCCTTTGGTCTTCTATACGGCTATTGAACTGTATTACTTCTCATCATATTCccagattttaaaatgaaatatcaagCTTTCAATCATGGAGTTGCCAGAGTTTACCACTTCGTACCTTAGTAGAATCTTATTAATATGATACTGACAGTGATACTGCTGATAAACTGATACAACACATTGtaattataaaacactgaaagttattttatattaaaaggagacagacacatttacaaACTACAGCTGAGCTCTGTGCATCATGATCATATCAAACTAACTCTGAAACTCACGTTAAATCCGTTTTAAACCAGTCAATCTGAGATTATCTGCAGATAAGTCTCTTAGAGTCGTGCAGTGTACAGGTGGTAAGAGCTGAATCCACTTCTTGCTGTGCTTTCTCAGAACAGATTACCATAGAAGGACTGAAATCCCCAGCACATTAAGATGCATCGTTCATCATAGATTAATCACAACTTTACTCAGTTTGTGAAGATGCTGAGATGTGTCCGCTGTTGTTTCTATATTGATCACTGTTATCAGTATAAACAGAGtataaaatgaaagcaaatgaaaGGAACGCTCAAGGCAGCTGCGCTCTGTGGCTGGTTCTTTGTACTGTAATATGCCCTCATCTATTAATCCATAGCATAATGTAAATTAGATTTAATATCTGATCTATAATCAGTAGAAAATGCATCATTAAATGATGGTATCAGTGTTGACATTTCTTCTGGGCATTTTCACTGAGAGCCTCAGTAATATTTGTACAGTAGGGGATAGAAAGAACGAGTACAGAGTGGTAGAGAGGGAGATGGGGGTGGGTAAGCCTTGTAAACACTAACCccctttccccctctcttcctctttttgtttcctctcgttctctctctcccccccctccctccttctgtaGTGGCCAAGATGAACGACAGATGTAAGGAGAAGCgggagggaggggtgtgtgtctgtgtctgtatgagtGAGCAAGAGGCAGAGAGATATTACACTGTATATCTATGAGAAGGAagcagtttgaaatgttttgctttagTTTGCTCCCAGTGTTCCAAGGTGGACCTGTGCCAGCCTTGAATCACTtccccatatatatatatttttacctTTATAGGTCTCTGTTGGGTTTTCTGACTTTGCACACTCCTTTTAATCATCGTCCTACTTTACTACGAAGTCATTTATTCTTGGGTGCTGCTCAAATTCTTAGCTCTGACAGTCTGCCACAGAGCAGATCAACTTTTTAACAGGAACTTTTAATTTCTTGTTAAAGAATACCTTGATGTCTTGGCTGCTCTACATGAGATGCCCACTTTTCACTATTTGTGTCCATTGGCACCACCTTTCTTTATATATCAACATATGCAGACACAGTGACAAATGAAGATCGATGATATTAagtagattaaaataaataaaagtcaacaaCTCTTGATTTTCTTTGACAGTAAGTGCACATAAAGGATTCAAACTTAAGGCATGTTAATTAATCTATGTCATAGCTATCTAAGGCTGATTATTACTTTAATTCTGCCACTTAATTTCTCGATTAATCGTTGAGTCTCTCAGATGTCTTAAAAAATCCCAAAGTGACATCCATTGCTTCAAAGATCCTTCATTTACTAACAGAAATGCTACTGAACAGCAGCAAATCCTTCCATTTCTGCAACTCAACAAATGGTCAaccaataaaaaatgaaaacacaaaaaaatgaatgaaactgtgttAACACAGGGCTGTTTGTTGACAATTTCTGTCGTGTGATGCAGTGATCAGTttatggtggctatggttgtATTTGGTCTGAACAGTGTAcgactttgttttattcttatcCATTCTTATTCTTGACGGACCAAGTCAGTCACATAACCACAATCTACTGTCAACAGCCTTTGATTGCTAAGGACTTGTAACCAAAATATTGAGCATGCTGACTTTAATTATGTTTACGCAATCTGTCCGATTGTCTTTGGAGTGCTGTGTATATAGTGCACCATACACTGTACTGAAATGGATAAAGATTTCCACCACAATATTGAATCAGTTTACTGCcgaatgggttttttttatataaggATTTTGCTTTGGTATCCACACTTTGTTAGATGATTTGTTAGCTTCTTAAGAACCtcaagaaaagggaaaatgcaCTTTATTGTACAGTTGTATTCATTGGTTTTACATGCACTTAAATGAGTCTGATTGGGGTCGTCTTTCTGCAGTAAGCTGATTTATTGAATTTCATAAAAACAAGTATCCTAGTTTCCTTAATCTGGGTAAGGGATTAAGAGAAACCTTGTTACCACAGAAAAACAGCGACAGTGAAAATTAATTCTGGGCAAATTGTCATCATTAAGAATACCaactttaatgtcagtttgaaGCAATTACTATTATATGATAgtaataatttattttgtttatgccTAATTTGTATATATTTCTGCATTGTCAGAGGGCCTGAAAGACGAATGAAAGACCGTATGAGAGACTCTGACTTTATCATGAATTGTACatatctgtctcttttctttcccattgttttgtacatttcttttcatttatcttgTCTTACTCTTGTATCTTGTTTTGTATGCCAATCACTTGCCACACCACTAACTTTCACTCATTTCTCTTTTTCGTTGTCCACGCCTTTTTCTATTAATCTCTGATTGTTCTTCTCTCACTTTTTCAATTCTGATGTCTGGTGGCACTTGTGtctgtacattttctttctactaccttttattctcttctttttttgtgcacttCTTGCTGTCTTTAATTGTCGTATGTTGTTCTGCCACTGCCTGTCTGCCCAAACCATTTGCTTCTCtattcatttgcatttcctgtttctctgtcatttaACCCATCATTCGCACCCACACTTGCTTCTCTCTGCTATTCCTaatcttccttccttcttctcctttcttgtccttcattgttttcttctgtgctcCCTTCTGTCAACCCCAATCCCCCGTCCTGCAGCTGTCCAAGAGGAGCGACAGAGGAACAAGGAACGGGAAGGCGAGGTGGAGTCGACTAGTGCAGTGAACGAGGAGATGCCAGTAGAGAAGATTTTGGAAGCAGAGATGGCTGTAGAGCAAAAGACGGAgcttcatgctgatggaagcTCAGGCGGCAGCTCTGTGAGTAGTCTGCATAGTGGAAATCCACTACAATTTGTCTTCCTTTGTGCTTTCTCTCACATTCAGTATTATTACCAAGTTAAGCTTGAGAATCGAACGTCTCCACCTTGTGTATTTGTTGAGTATATTGAAATATATAATTGATTACTTATTATATTAATTCAGCAACTACAGTTCAACAATCTTCACAGGTTGTTGTTGGTATGATTAATAtgatatttaaagaaataataatcaataatcctCTAAATCTGCTTTCTGCAGCCCAACGACCCTGTCACCAACATCTGTCAGGCAGCAGACAAGCAGCTCTTTACCCTGGTGGAGTGGGCCAAGAGGATCCCTCACTTCTCTGAACTGCCCCTGGACGACCAGGTCATCTTGCTCCGTGCTGGTAAGCTGCAGATTTAAAGGGTTAATTTCAAAGTATTTTGTCCGTAGTCAGTGTATTAGACAGCAGTGTGAGCATGGAAGCTAAGCATTTAACTGCTGTGACCAGGGGCAATGGCAAAGTGTATTTTAGCCACCTAACAAAAGGGCCATCTAAAAAAATCTATCACTCACCACACCTCCAACTCCAACAGGCTGGAATGAACTCCTGATTGCATCGTTCTCCCATCGCTCCATCTCTGTGAAGGACGGGATTCTGCTGGCCACCGGCCTGCATGTCCACAGGAACAGTGCTCACAGTGCAGGTGTTGGAGCCATCTTTGACAGGTAATACATA
This window of the Acanthopagrus latus isolate v.2019 chromosome 3, fAcaLat1.1, whole genome shotgun sequence genome carries:
- the rxrba gene encoding retinoic acid receptor RXR-beta-A isoform X6, which codes for MGDSRDSRSPDSSSVSSPPSGQRSPPLVPSAAASMTSLPPITTSGVNSPISSIGSPFSVISSSLGSPCLPGTPSVGYGPISSPQINSTVSMSGLHAVSSSDDVKPPLGLKQLSSHSPGPMLSQKRLCAICGDRSSGKHYGVYSCEGCKGFFKRTVRKDLTYTCRDNKDCMVDKRQRNRCQYCRYQKCLAMGMKREAVQEERQRNKEREGEVESTSAVNEEMPVEKILEAEMAVEQKTELHADGSSGGSSPNDPVTNICQAADKQLFTLVEWAKRIPHFSELPLDDQVILLRAGWNELLIASFSHRSISVKDGILLATGLHVHRNSAHSAGVGAIFDRAHNAEVGAIFDRVLTELVSKMRDMQMDKTELGCLRAIILFNPDAKGLSNSSEVELLRERVYASLESYCKQKYPDQQGRFAKLLLRLPALRSIGLKCLEHLFFFKLIGDTPIDTFLMEMLEAPHQLT
- the rxrba gene encoding retinoic acid receptor RXR-beta-A isoform X5, which produces MGDSRDSRSPDSSSVSSPPSGQRSPPLVPSAAASMTSLPPITTSGVNSPISSIGSPFSVISSSLGSPCLPGTPSVGYGPISSPQINSTVSMSGLHAVSSSDDVKPPLGLKQLSSHSPGPMLSQKRLCAICGDRSSGKHYGVYSCEGCKGFFKRTVRKDLTYTCRDNKDCMVDKRQRNRCQYCRYQKCLAMGMKREVAKMNDRSVQEERQRNKEREGEVESTSAVNEEMPVEKILEAEMAVEQKTELHADGSSGGSSPNDPVTNICQAADKQLFTLVEWAKRIPHFSELPLDDQVILLRAGWNELLIASFSHRSISVKDGILLATGLHVHRNSAHSAGVGAIFDRAHNAEVGAIFDRVLTELVSKMRDMQMDKTELGCLRAIILFNPDAKGLSNSSEVELLRERVYASLESYCKQKYPDQQGRFAKLLLRLPALRSIGLKCLEHLFFFKLIGDTPIDTFLMEMLEAPHQLT
- the rxrba gene encoding retinoic acid receptor RXR-beta-A isoform X2, whose amino-acid sequence is MQLTASCSSKCQLNTNHSKNKIFINKAACIIKISTNGRMMEDSRSPDSSSVSSPPSGQRSPPLVPSAAASMTSLPPITTSGVNSPISSIGSPFSVISSSLGSPCLPGTPSVGYGPISSPQINSTVSMSGLHAVSSSDDVKPPLGLKQLSSHSPGPMLSQKRLCAICGDRSSGKHYGVYSCEGCKGFFKRTVRKDLTYTCRDNKDCMVDKRQRNRCQYCRYQKCLAMGMKREAVQEERQRNKEREGEVESTSAVNEEMPVEKILEAEMAVEQKTELHADGSSGGSSPNDPVTNICQAADKQLFTLVEWAKRIPHFSELPLDDQVILLRAGWNELLIASFSHRSISVKDGILLATGLHVHRNSAHSAGVGAIFDRAHNAEVGAIFDRVLTELVSKMRDMQMDKTELGCLRAIILFNPDAKGLSNSSEVELLRERVYASLESYCKQKYPDQQGRFAKLLLRLPALRSIGLKCLEHLFFFKLIGDTPIDTFLMEMLEAPHQLT
- the rxrba gene encoding retinoic acid receptor RXR-beta-A isoform X7 gives rise to the protein MQLTASCSSKCQLNTNHSKNKIFINKAACIIKISTNGRMMEDSRSPDSSSVSSPPSGQRSPPLVPSAAASMTSLPPITTSGVNSPISSIGSPFSVISSSLGSPCLPGTPSVGYGPISSPQINSTVSMSGLHAVSSSDDVKPPLGLKQLSSHSPGPMLSQKRLCAICGDRSSGKHYGVYSCEGCKGFFKRTVRKDLTYTCRDNKDCMVDKRQRNRCQYCRYQKCLAMGMKREVAKMNDRSVQEERQRNKEREGEVESTSAVNEEMPVEKILEAEMAVEQKTELHADGSSGGSSPNDPVTNICQAADKQLFTLVEWAKRIPHFSELPLDDQVILLRAGWNELLIASFSHRSISVKDGILLATGLHVHRNSAHSAGVGAIFDRICWLTQPGRTCPQKTRFSELTLDAN